The proteins below come from a single Leptotrichia sp. oral taxon 223 genomic window:
- a CDS encoding PTS sugar transporter subunit IIA has product MKILEYLAPERVKLNLEGKTKIEIIKEVAQLFVKSGVLDSENLEEFVREINEREKLTPTGMQDGIAIPHARTPLVTKISLALGISSEGVDFESMDGEPSKLIFMIAAPEETKKEHLDLLAEISKLSYEEELVEQIENVKSAEEIFEKLKNI; this is encoded by the coding sequence ATGAAAATACTAGAATATTTAGCGCCTGAAAGGGTAAAATTGAATTTAGAAGGAAAAACGAAGATTGAAATCATTAAAGAAGTGGCACAGTTATTTGTAAAAAGCGGAGTGCTTGATTCAGAAAATCTGGAAGAATTTGTAAGAGAAATAAATGAAAGGGAAAAACTGACACCAACTGGAATGCAGGACGGCATAGCGATTCCTCATGCGAGAACACCTCTTGTAACAAAAATTTCCCTTGCGTTGGGAATTTCGAGTGAAGGTGTAGATTTTGAAAGTATGGATGGAGAACCTTCAAAGTTAATCTTTATGATTGCAGCTCCAGAAGAAACAAAAAAAGAACATTTAGATTTATTGGCTGAAATTTCAAAATTATCTTATGAAGAAGAATTGGTTGAACAAATTGAAAATGTTAAATCAGCAGAAGAAATTTTTGAAAAATTAAAAAATATTTAA
- a CDS encoding ABC transporter substrate-binding protein, producing MKKILLVVVSLLMVLACGNQNSDAVNGKNGSQPADNKQVYKIGVTQFMEHPSLNLAKKGFEDAFKEAGINADFDEKNANGEVTNANLIASNYKADKKDLVFGIATPSAQALVNNISDIPVLFSAVTDPASAKLLNPNVTGTSDKVENIAGQLDLLLKIKPGAKKIGVLYNPSEQNSAVQVQEIQKIAKEKNIEVVLQGISNFGELAQATKNLLGATDALYLPTDNLVVSGANLITSEAIAAKKPVIASENSSVELGALFTMGLDYYALGKRTGEMAIEILKGKPVSQIPFETSKQMKLYVNQKTAQALGLDVKNPVFNGAEFVGK from the coding sequence ATGAAAAAAATATTATTAGTAGTTGTAAGTTTATTAATGGTATTGGCTTGTGGAAATCAAAACAGTGATGCTGTCAACGGGAAAAATGGTTCACAGCCAGCTGATAATAAACAGGTTTATAAAATTGGTGTAACGCAGTTCATGGAACATCCATCACTTAACTTGGCAAAAAAAGGATTTGAAGATGCCTTTAAGGAAGCTGGAATAAATGCAGACTTTGATGAAAAGAATGCAAACGGGGAAGTAACAAATGCAAATCTTATTGCTTCAAATTACAAGGCAGATAAAAAAGACTTGGTATTTGGTATTGCTACACCGTCTGCACAGGCGTTGGTAAATAACATTTCAGATATTCCAGTATTATTTTCAGCGGTAACTGATCCTGCGAGCGCAAAACTTCTGAATCCAAATGTGACAGGGACAAGTGATAAAGTGGAAAATATTGCAGGACAACTGGATTTACTTTTGAAAATAAAGCCTGGTGCAAAAAAAATAGGAGTTTTGTATAATCCGTCGGAGCAAAATTCGGCTGTTCAGGTTCAGGAGATTCAAAAGATTGCCAAGGAAAAAAATATAGAAGTTGTGCTGCAAGGGATAAGCAATTTTGGTGAACTGGCACAGGCTACTAAAAATTTATTGGGTGCAACTGACGCACTGTATTTGCCAACAGATAATCTTGTTGTGTCGGGGGCAAACCTTATTACTTCCGAAGCGATTGCAGCTAAAAAGCCTGTAATTGCAAGTGAAAACTCTTCTGTAGAACTGGGAGCATTGTTTACAATGGGATTAGACTACTATGCGCTAGGAAAACGTACTGGAGAAATGGCAATTGAAATTCTTAAAGGGAAACCTGTTTCTCAAATTCCTTTTGAAACTTCAAAACAAATGAAATTGTACGTAAATCAGAAGACGGCGCAGGCATTGGGACTGGATGTAAAAAATCCTGTGTTTAATGGGGCTGAATTTGTAGGAAAATAA
- a CDS encoding sensor histidine kinase KdpD, protein MDYTFKVAGMLKFENGKYTLPDEMTADLKKQNIWAILIDNDSKKVIWQTDNLPDDIPKEYSISDIAIFSHAYIKNYPVFTSKVENNLLVLGYPKNSYWKYPVANWKYGLVKNIPKFLLILFCLNIIFVFLIYIISNSKLLSSVNPIIKGIQNLDKDTPVHVKEKGVLSELAKSINKTSEILQNQREQLRNKDTARANWIAGVSHDIRTPLSMIMGYTSQLKTSLNLSDETDKKLSVILKQSERIKNLINDLNLASKLEYNMQPFEQKKENLVAVVRQVVVDFLNMDIDEKFPIEWKTKNELVSCFANIDSNLIKRALANLIQNSINHNENGCTIYISVKEDEKNCIICVEDNGTGVSDKELEKLNNAPHYMVCDKNTTEQRHGLGLLIVKQIIDVHNGKIMMKHSEYGGFKVILHIPKLK, encoded by the coding sequence ATGGACTATACGTTTAAAGTAGCAGGTATGTTGAAATTTGAAAATGGTAAATATACTTTGCCTGACGAAATGACTGCTGACTTAAAAAAACAAAATATATGGGCAATCTTGATTGACAACGATTCAAAGAAAGTTATATGGCAAACAGACAATTTACCTGATGATATTCCAAAAGAATACTCAATATCTGATATTGCCATATTTTCACATGCATACATAAAAAATTATCCTGTTTTCACTTCTAAAGTTGAAAATAATTTACTCGTGCTAGGCTATCCTAAAAATAGTTATTGGAAATACCCAGTAGCCAACTGGAAATACGGACTTGTTAAAAATATTCCAAAATTTTTACTTATACTTTTTTGTCTAAACATAATTTTTGTATTTTTAATATACATTATTTCCAACTCTAAACTTTTAAGTTCTGTAAATCCAATAATAAAAGGCATACAAAATTTGGATAAAGATACGCCTGTACATGTTAAAGAAAAAGGCGTTTTATCAGAACTTGCAAAAAGTATAAATAAAACTTCTGAAATTTTGCAAAATCAAAGGGAACAATTGCGAAATAAAGACACGGCACGAGCCAACTGGATTGCAGGAGTTTCCCACGATATTCGTACTCCACTATCAATGATAATGGGCTATACAAGTCAATTGAAAACATCTTTAAATTTATCAGATGAAACGGATAAAAAGCTTTCTGTCATTTTGAAACAAAGTGAGCGTATAAAAAATTTAATAAATGATTTGAATCTTGCTTCAAAATTAGAATATAATATGCAGCCTTTTGAGCAGAAAAAAGAAAATCTAGTAGCAGTCGTTAGGCAAGTTGTCGTTGATTTTTTGAATATGGATATCGATGAAAAATTTCCGATAGAGTGGAAGACAAAAAATGAACTTGTATCTTGCTTTGCCAATATCGACAGTAATTTGATAAAACGAGCTCTAGCGAACTTAATTCAAAATAGCATCAATCACAACGAAAATGGATGCACAATTTATATCTCGGTAAAAGAAGATGAAAAAAATTGCATAATTTGTGTTGAAGATAATGGAACAGGAGTTTCTGATAAAGAGCTGGAAAAACTCAATAATGCCCCACATTATATGGTTTGTGATAAAAATACGACAGAACAGCGGCACGGTTTAGGACTTCTCATTGTAAAACAGATTATTGATGTCCATAATGGTAAAATTATGATGAAACATAGTGAATATGGGGGATTTAAAGTCATTTTACACATTCCAAAATTAAAATAG
- a CDS encoding ABC transporter substrate-binding protein, protein MKKLLILISALTLMVLSCGNSGGENKGSSGAGTGSKKYRIGITQIASHPALDSAREGFKAAFKEAGIEADFDEKNANGETANANLIANNFVSSKEDLIFAIATNAAQPAAQATNDIPVVFAAITDPQSAGILKNNVTGVSDRMDVKQQLALLLKLDSKIKTVGVIYNSSEQNSKVQVEDLKKAAKELGINIVEKSIVQANEIPQTADNLVRATDAIYLPTDNLVASVVSLITDKATAAKKIVFGAEAAHVKGGALITQGVSYYEIGNEAGKMAIEILKNGKKPNEIQFKTMPLNEIVVNGKTLAALGISLPEDVKAKAQIVQ, encoded by the coding sequence ATGAAAAAATTATTGATTTTAATTAGTGCGTTGACACTTATGGTTTTAAGCTGTGGTAATTCTGGCGGTGAGAATAAAGGTAGCAGTGGAGCTGGGACAGGCTCTAAGAAGTATAGAATTGGAATTACACAGATTGCGTCACATCCGGCGCTTGACAGTGCAAGGGAAGGATTTAAGGCGGCTTTTAAGGAAGCGGGAATTGAAGCTGATTTTGATGAGAAAAATGCAAACGGGGAAACGGCTAATGCAAATTTGATTGCCAATAACTTTGTCAGCTCAAAGGAGGACTTGATATTTGCAATTGCGACAAATGCGGCTCAGCCGGCTGCACAGGCTACAAATGACATACCTGTTGTGTTTGCTGCGATTACAGATCCGCAGTCAGCTGGAATTTTGAAGAATAATGTGACTGGTGTAAGTGACAGAATGGATGTAAAACAGCAGTTGGCATTATTGTTAAAACTAGATTCAAAAATAAAGACGGTTGGTGTAATTTATAATTCTTCAGAACAAAATTCAAAGGTTCAAGTGGAAGATCTGAAAAAAGCGGCAAAGGAACTAGGAATAAATATTGTTGAAAAAAGCATTGTTCAGGCAAACGAAATACCTCAGACAGCGGATAACTTGGTAAGGGCAACAGATGCAATTTACTTGCCGACAGATAACCTTGTGGCATCGGTTGTGAGCTTGATTACAGATAAAGCAACAGCGGCTAAAAAAATAGTGTTTGGTGCAGAAGCGGCTCATGTAAAAGGCGGAGCATTAATTACGCAAGGTGTAAGTTATTATGAAATAGGAAATGAAGCTGGTAAAATGGCAATTGAAATTTTGAAAAATGGTAAAAAGCCTAATGAAATTCAATTTAAGACAATGCCCTTAAATGAAATTGTAGTAAACGGAAAAACACTTGCGGCACTTGGAATTTCGTTACCTGAAGATGTAAAAGCCAAAGCGCAGATTGTTCAATAA
- a CDS encoding response regulator transcription factor, with protein MIEKYLTNKCILIVDDEQEILDMTTSILADYGYKNIQTAKSVKETMKCVEEKQPDLAILDVMLPDGNGFELLEKLRKTNNYPILFLTARGEDEDKFKGFGLGADDYIVKPFLPKELLFRITAILRRTYKKESPIVNLNGCQIDFSRGEIIKDNKNIPLTAKEYELLQTLYRNAGRIVTIDTLCEAVWGENAYVYTNSLMTHIRRIREKIEINPSHPVSLITMKGLGYKLIVEGK; from the coding sequence ATGATTGAAAAATATTTGACAAATAAATGTATTTTAATTGTTGATGATGAGCAGGAAATTTTAGATATGACTACATCAATTTTAGCTGATTACGGGTATAAAAATATACAGACTGCAAAAAGCGTGAAAGAAACTATGAAATGCGTTGAAGAAAAACAGCCTGATTTAGCGATACTGGATGTTATGCTTCCAGATGGGAATGGTTTTGAATTACTGGAAAAGTTGAGAAAAACCAATAATTATCCAATATTATTTCTTACAGCACGTGGAGAAGATGAGGATAAATTCAAGGGCTTTGGATTGGGGGCGGATGATTATATTGTAAAGCCTTTTTTGCCAAAAGAACTTTTGTTTAGAATTACAGCAATTTTGCGGCGAACTTACAAAAAAGAAAGTCCAATTGTAAATTTAAATGGCTGTCAAATTGATTTTTCACGTGGAGAAATTATAAAAGATAATAAAAATATACCGTTAACTGCAAAGGAATATGAATTATTACAGACTCTTTATCGAAACGCAGGACGTATCGTAACCATTGATACATTGTGTGAAGCTGTATGGGGCGAAAATGCCTATGTTTATACAAATTCACTGATGACACATATAAGACGCATTAGAGAAAAAATTGAGATTAACCCTTCCCATCCTGTGTCATTAATAACAATGAAAGGTTTGGGTTATAAACTAATTGTGGAGGGAAAATGA
- a CDS encoding HU family DNA-binding protein — MSKKEFVDAYAKATGETKKRAEELVNAFLGTAEEFLVKGESIQFVGWGTFEVKERAAREGRNPSTGEPIKIDAKKVVKFKVGKKLADRVADAK; from the coding sequence ATGTCAAAAAAAGAATTTGTAGACGCTTATGCAAAAGCGACTGGAGAAACTAAAAAAAGAGCAGAAGAATTAGTAAATGCTTTTTTAGGAACAGCAGAAGAATTTTTAGTAAAAGGTGAAAGTATCCAATTCGTAGGCTGGGGAACTTTTGAAGTAAAAGAAAGAGCGGCTAGAGAAGGGAGAAATCCATCAACTGGAGAGCCGATTAAAATAGATGCTAAAAAAGTAGTAAAATTCAAAGTTGGAAAAAAATTGGCTGATAGAGTTGCTGATGCTAAATAA
- a CDS encoding adhesion protein FadA, whose amino-acid sequence MKKTIFFLVGIMMVSSIGFSAEKKSLESSLNSIENQFNELMRKEEAQKESYRQQKAQLEAEVEDLKSKQADREKLLEKLRVDSEVRWHRDKYKKILNNSETLYKNINKSIAAKEQKIAELDTLLSVMN is encoded by the coding sequence ATGAAAAAGACAATATTCTTTTTAGTTGGAATAATGATGGTTTCGTCAATAGGTTTCTCTGCTGAAAAAAAGAGCTTAGAAAGCAGCTTAAATTCAATTGAAAACCAATTCAATGAATTAATGAGAAAAGAAGAAGCGCAAAAAGAAAGCTATAGACAACAAAAAGCACAATTGGAAGCTGAAGTTGAAGATTTAAAATCTAAACAAGCTGACAGAGAAAAATTATTAGAAAAATTAAGAGTGGATTCAGAAGTTAGATGGCACAGAGATAAATATAAAAAAATACTGAATAATTCCGAAACTCTTTATAAAAACATAAACAAATCTATTGCAGCAAAAGAACAAAAAATTGCAGAATTGGATACATTATTATCAGTAATGAATTAA
- a CDS encoding ABC transporter ATP-binding protein, translated as MIEIKNLYKTFFSELGTEKQVFKGLNFTINDGDFITIIGSNGAGKSTLLNVLNGQIIPDGGNVILNGNDITNVEQHKRARWISQVYQNPAMGTAPSMTVLENLSMAKNKGKRFNFTFGLDVKNIEFYKKQLASLGLGLENQLFTQVGLLSGGQRQCLSLIMATLNRPDILLLDEHTAALDPQTSAIILEKTKEIIEKNNITSLMITHNMQDAITYGNRLIMLHAGEVIFDIKGEEKKKLTVEKLLEMFKTKDAKLSDKDIF; from the coding sequence ATGATAGAAATAAAAAATTTATACAAAACTTTCTTCTCTGAATTGGGAACTGAGAAACAAGTATTCAAAGGCTTGAATTTTACAATAAATGACGGGGATTTTATAACAATTATTGGAAGTAACGGTGCTGGAAAGTCTACACTTTTGAATGTACTGAACGGACAGATTATTCCAGATGGAGGAAATGTCATCTTAAACGGAAATGATATAACAAACGTGGAACAGCATAAAAGAGCCCGATGGATTTCACAAGTATATCAAAATCCCGCAATGGGAACAGCCCCTTCAATGACTGTGCTGGAAAATCTATCCATGGCAAAAAATAAGGGAAAGCGTTTTAATTTTACATTTGGGCTGGATGTAAAAAACATAGAATTTTATAAAAAACAATTGGCAAGTTTGGGACTTGGACTGGAAAATCAGCTGTTTACACAGGTAGGACTTCTATCTGGTGGACAAAGACAATGTTTGTCGTTAATAATGGCAACTCTGAACCGTCCAGACATATTACTGCTGGATGAACATACAGCTGCGCTTGATCCTCAGACTTCAGCAATAATTTTGGAAAAGACAAAGGAAATTATTGAAAAGAACAATATAACAAGCCTGATGATAACACATAATATGCAAGATGCTATAACTTATGGAAACAGGCTTATTATGCTTCATGCAGGAGAAGTAATTTTTGACATAAAAGGTGAAGAAAAGAAAAAATTGACAGTGGAAAAACTACTTGAAATGTTTAAAACAAAAGATGCGAAGTTATCTGACAAGGATATATTTTAA
- a CDS encoding OmpA family protein — MVRRTTTTTTIIIALGLLVASPLMARRLTTTQMRENTIRINALELEEPAPEPIPEPEPAPEPQVWAFDSGRLNFDFDKSVVKPQYFELLRNVKDYAEQHDFKLTIIGHTDSKGSDAYNMALGMRRAVAVRDKLIEFGLDPARIIGVESRGESEPIAPNDTAEGRFENRRIEFKATK; from the coding sequence ATGGTTAGACGAACAACAACAACAACAACAATAATAATTGCATTAGGGTTGTTAGTTGCTTCACCATTAATGGCAAGAAGGCTGACAACTACTCAAATGAGAGAGAATACAATTAGAATTAATGCTCTTGAGTTAGAAGAACCAGCTCCAGAACCAATTCCAGAACCAGAACCAGCTCCAGAACCACAAGTTTGGGCATTCGATTCTGGAAGATTAAACTTCGATTTTGATAAATCAGTAGTTAAACCTCAATACTTTGAATTATTGAGAAACGTTAAAGACTATGCTGAACAACATGACTTCAAATTGACAATTATAGGACATACAGACTCTAAAGGTTCTGATGCTTATAACATGGCTTTAGGTATGAGAAGGGCAGTAGCGGTTAGAGATAAACTGATAGAATTTGGATTAGATCCTGCAAGAATCATAGGTGTAGAATCAAGAGGAGAATCTGAACCAATTGCTCCAAATGATACTGCTGAAGGAAGATTTGAAAACAGAAGAATCGAATTCAAAGCTACAAAATAG
- a CDS encoding calcium-translocating P-type ATPase, PMCA-type, whose product MWFTKSQNDVLKELNVDPKVGLTTDEVNNRLEKYGQNKLKGKAKKTLLQLFIAQLQDMLIYVLIVAAVINLIVDIHHGWTDALIIMAVVLINAVVGVVQESKAEKALEALQQMTTPKSLVRRNGEVIEVNSEDLVPGDILVIDAGRFIPADVRLIETANLQIEESALTGESVPSEKNADFITSDEKIPVGDKENMAFMSTMATYGRGEGVVVATGMETEIGKIAKILDEDENTLTPLQIKLDELGKTLGYIAMGICALIFVVGIIQKRPVLEMFMTSISLAVAAIPEGLVAIVAIVLAMGVNKMSKKNAIVRKLPAVETLGAVNIICSDKTGTLTQNKMTVVKTYTLNNLREVPSKGRDFVANRDEAELIRSFVLCSDASIDSGQDIGDPTEVALVVLGDRFNLEKNTLNAKYKRVGENPFDSDRKLMSTLNEEGDGKYRVHTKGAIDNILVRADKILLDGKIVVLTEEMKEKILKAATEMSDDALRVLGVAFKDVDTVIDPEEMEKELIVVGIVGMIDPPRTEVKDSITEAKNAGITPIMITGDHKNTAVAIAKELGIAENISQSLTGAEIDELSDKEFSENIGKYKVFARVSPEHKVKIVRAFKQKGNIVSMTGDGVNDAPSLKFADIGVAMGITGTDVSKGASDMILTDDNFTTIVHAIEEGRNIYNNIKKTIIFLLSCNLGEIICIFLSTLLNWDLPLVATQLLWVNLVTDTLPALALGIDPGDKDVMKRLPRNPKESFFSESAGIRAVIGGTLIGLLTLMAFYIGISEAGMIGNLGQLEAMAKAGNEAAGHALTQGRTMAFIVLTVSQLFYSLTMRNSQKTIFEIGIFKNRYLIYSIVIGIVLQIGLTSFAPIAQIFKVTSISFGNWDVVLIFALIPFAVNEVIKLVSRRK is encoded by the coding sequence ATGTGGTTTACAAAATCACAAAATGATGTTTTAAAGGAGCTGAATGTAGATCCCAAAGTTGGATTGACAACTGATGAGGTAAATAATAGGCTTGAAAAATATGGACAGAACAAATTGAAGGGGAAGGCTAAGAAAACGTTACTGCAATTATTCATTGCGCAGCTTCAGGATATGCTGATTTATGTGTTAATTGTGGCGGCTGTGATAAATCTTATTGTGGATATTCATCACGGATGGACAGATGCTCTGATTATAATGGCCGTGGTACTTATAAATGCGGTAGTTGGCGTAGTTCAGGAATCTAAAGCTGAAAAAGCGCTTGAGGCATTGCAGCAGATGACGACTCCTAAAAGTCTAGTTCGTAGAAATGGGGAAGTTATAGAGGTTAATTCGGAAGATCTGGTTCCAGGAGATATTTTAGTAATTGATGCAGGGAGATTTATTCCAGCGGACGTCAGACTCATAGAAACTGCAAATTTACAAATTGAAGAGTCGGCGCTTACAGGAGAGTCGGTGCCAAGCGAGAAAAATGCTGATTTTATTACAAGTGATGAAAAAATTCCCGTTGGAGATAAGGAGAATATGGCATTTATGTCAACTATGGCGACTTATGGACGTGGAGAAGGCGTTGTAGTTGCAACGGGAATGGAAACTGAAATTGGTAAAATTGCGAAAATACTCGATGAAGATGAGAATACATTGACTCCGCTTCAAATAAAGCTGGATGAGCTTGGAAAAACGCTTGGATATATTGCAATGGGAATATGCGCTTTAATATTTGTTGTTGGAATTATTCAGAAACGTCCAGTTCTTGAGATGTTCATGACTTCCATAAGTCTGGCTGTTGCTGCGATTCCTGAAGGGCTTGTGGCAATTGTTGCGATTGTGCTTGCAATGGGTGTCAATAAGATGTCAAAGAAAAATGCGATTGTAAGAAAACTGCCTGCGGTAGAAACATTGGGGGCAGTAAATATAATTTGTTCAGACAAGACGGGAACATTGACGCAAAATAAAATGACAGTTGTAAAAACTTATACGCTTAATAATTTACGTGAAGTGCCGTCAAAAGGCAGAGATTTTGTAGCGAATAGGGATGAAGCTGAATTAATCCGTTCATTCGTACTTTGCTCGGATGCATCTATTGACAGCGGGCAGGATATTGGAGATCCGACAGAAGTTGCGTTGGTTGTATTAGGAGATAGATTTAATCTTGAAAAAAATACTTTGAATGCGAAGTACAAAAGAGTTGGTGAAAATCCATTTGATTCAGACAGAAAATTGATGTCAACCTTGAATGAAGAAGGAGATGGCAAGTATAGAGTCCATACAAAAGGTGCTATTGACAATATTCTGGTAAGAGCGGACAAAATTTTGTTAGATGGAAAAATCGTCGTATTGACAGAAGAAATGAAGGAAAAAATATTAAAAGCTGCGACAGAAATGTCAGATGATGCCCTTCGTGTGCTTGGAGTGGCATTTAAAGATGTAGATACTGTGATTGATCCTGAAGAGATGGAAAAAGAGCTGATTGTAGTGGGAATTGTCGGGATGATTGATCCGCCAAGAACGGAAGTTAAAGATTCGATAACGGAGGCGAAAAATGCTGGAATTACTCCGATTATGATTACAGGGGATCATAAAAATACAGCAGTTGCCATTGCAAAAGAACTGGGAATTGCAGAAAATATAAGCCAAAGCTTGACTGGTGCTGAAATTGACGAGCTTTCAGACAAGGAATTTTCCGAAAATATTGGTAAATATAAAGTTTTTGCAAGAGTTTCGCCTGAGCATAAAGTAAAAATTGTAAGAGCGTTTAAACAAAAAGGCAACATTGTTTCAATGACAGGGGATGGGGTAAATGACGCACCATCGCTTAAATTTGCTGATATTGGTGTCGCTATGGGAATTACAGGAACTGATGTTTCCAAAGGTGCTAGTGACATGATTTTGACTGATGACAACTTTACTACGATTGTCCATGCTATTGAAGAAGGAAGAAATATTTACAACAACATCAAAAAAACAATAATTTTCTTACTTTCGTGCAACTTGGGAGAAATAATCTGTATTTTCTTGTCAACACTGTTAAACTGGGACTTGCCGCTAGTTGCAACACAACTGTTATGGGTAAATCTGGTTACTGATACTTTACCAGCGCTAGCGCTTGGAATCGATCCGGGAGATAAGGATGTAATGAAACGTTTGCCAAGAAACCCTAAAGAAAGTTTCTTTTCTGAAAGTGCGGGAATACGGGCAGTGATAGGAGGAACATTAATCGGGTTGCTGACGCTGATGGCATTTTATATCGGGATTAGTGAAGCTGGAATGATTGGAAATTTAGGACAACTGGAAGCAATGGCAAAAGCTGGGAATGAAGCTGCAGGACATGCCTTGACACAAGGCAGAACAATGGCATTTATAGTGCTTACAGTATCACAGTTATTCTATTCGTTAACAATGAGAAATAGCCAGAAAACAATATTTGAAATTGGAATTTTCAAAAATAGATATTTGATTTATTCGATTGTAATTGGAATTGTATTGCAGATAGGGTTAACTTCATTTGCGCCAATTGCTCAAATATTTAAAGTAACAAGCATTTCATTTGGAAATTGGGATGTAGTATTGATATTTGCATTAATACCGTTTGCTGTAAATGAGGTTATAAAATTGGTTTCAAGAAGAAAATAA
- a CDS encoding ABC transporter permease, with product MNELLVFLQSLPEAFKTGFIYSIMVMGVYLTYKILDFPDMSVDGTFPLGGFVFAAFALSKNGFFGITSPIMGLILAVVCGMIAGYITGALHVYLKINGLLSGILVMTGLYSINSRIVGMPNVFISPERSIYEIISYEKDFVPFIVMFVILLILKGLYDYKIKENRYMIRSLTVYIVFVIGLIVYVANTKDVKLMLTILIAFVIKMVVDYILTSKFGFALRALGNNEQLVVSLGVNEKRLKIFGLMMANGVVALAGALFAQNIKVADLQSGVGTIVIGLAAIILGLGVLKKSQVINEISIVTIGSLMYYFIINLALMSNSWTRNMYEGLHFSDNVIKILEVKPTDVKIITAIILAVILWNELIQKTKKGKKKVKLIEKGEA from the coding sequence ATGAATGAATTATTAGTATTTTTACAAAGTCTTCCAGAGGCTTTTAAAACGGGGTTTATATATTCGATAATGGTTATGGGGGTGTATTTGACTTATAAGATACTAGATTTTCCAGATATGTCGGTGGATGGGACATTTCCGCTTGGGGGATTTGTATTTGCGGCATTTGCACTTTCTAAGAACGGCTTTTTTGGAATAACAAGCCCAATTATGGGACTTATTCTGGCAGTAGTATGTGGAATGATTGCAGGATATATTACAGGGGCGCTGCATGTTTATTTAAAAATTAACGGACTGCTTTCAGGAATTCTGGTAATGACAGGGCTTTATAGTATAAATTCCAGAATTGTCGGAATGCCCAATGTGTTTATCTCGCCGGAGAGAAGTATTTATGAAATAATTTCGTATGAAAAGGATTTTGTTCCTTTTATAGTTATGTTTGTTATTTTACTTATTTTAAAAGGGCTTTATGATTATAAAATAAAAGAAAATAGATATATGATTAGAAGTCTTACTGTTTATATAGTTTTTGTAATTGGATTGATAGTTTATGTGGCGAATACAAAAGATGTAAAACTTATGCTTACAATACTTATTGCGTTTGTTATAAAAATGGTTGTTGACTATATCTTGACATCAAAATTTGGATTTGCATTAAGAGCGCTGGGGAACAATGAGCAGCTTGTAGTAAGCCTTGGGGTAAATGAGAAAAGATTAAAAATATTTGGATTAATGATGGCAAATGGGGTTGTGGCATTAGCGGGTGCATTATTTGCACAAAATATTAAAGTTGCAGATTTGCAGTCTGGAGTAGGAACAATCGTCATTGGACTTGCGGCAATTATTTTAGGACTTGGAGTATTGAAAAAATCTCAAGTAATAAATGAAATTTCCATTGTTACAATCGGATCTTTAATGTATTATTTCATAATAAATCTGGCATTGATGTCAAACAGTTGGACAAGAAATATGTACGAAGGGCTTCATTTCAGTGATAACGTTATAAAAATACTGGAAGTTAAGCCGACAGATGTAAAAATTATAACAGCAATAATTTTAGCAGTAATCTTGTGGAATGAACTGATTCAAAAAACAAAAAAAGGCAAGAAAAAAGTAAAATTAATTGAGAAGGGAGAAGCGTGA